A segment of the Candidatus Babeliales bacterium genome:
TAAACTTATAAAGAAAAAGATGTTTATTGTGTTTAATTTTAGAAAATTATTTTTATTAAGCGCATCAAGCTTAATTATCTTTTTAAATGCATTCGCATATACATCACAAATATGTGATTTTGATCCTGCGCGTGATACACAACCAATAATAGATATATTTAATAAAAATCATCACATGCTTTCTCCGGATGATGATTCTTCTCTTTATCAATCCATTTTGGAAAGCTGTTATAAGAATCCAAGATGCACCATAAAAGTATTGCTAGAAAATGAAAAACTAGCTGGTTACATCCGTTACCAAAAAATAGGACGTCATGGATCCATAGAAGAATTAGCAGTTGAAGATAATTTTCGTAACAAAGAATACGGAGCGCTTTTACTTTCAACGGCTATAGAAGAATTCAACGATATGCCTTATATTCAATTAGCATGTTACAAAAACAATGCTCCAGCGTTACATCTTTATCAAAAAATGGGATTTAAAAAAGAAAAGACGGTTGAAGATGATGATATAACTTTGTTAAGACGTAAAAATTGAAGACAAAACAAATTAAAGCCTAGTTCGCTCTAACGAGCTACGAAGTCCACATGTCCATAAAGCATATAAGTAGCGCGCTCATCCTGAACTTGTTGAATGATTAAGCGCGCTATATTTTTTGATTGAATCGGGTGATTCATTACGAATCACCCTTTTTTACGTCCTATCCCAT
Coding sequences within it:
- a CDS encoding GNAT family N-acetyltransferase; the encoded protein is MNNSKLIKKKMFIVFNFRKLFLLSASSLIIFLNAFAYTSQICDFDPARDTQPIIDIFNKNHHMLSPDDDSSLYQSILESCYKNPRCTIKVLLENEKLAGYIRYQKIGRHGSIEELAVEDNFRNKEYGALLLSTAIEEFNDMPYIQLACYKNNAPALHLYQKMGFKKEKTVEDDDITLLRRKN